The Pedobacter mucosus genome window below encodes:
- a CDS encoding GNAT family N-acetyltransferase — protein sequence MLNFDLQPTLENELISIVPLQEDHFELLFAVASDPLIWEQHPNKNRFEREVFKNFFKGAIESNGAFIVLDKKTGHIVGSSRYYELDVVKKSVAIGYTFIGRDFWGKGYNDALKKLMLNYAFQFVDKVILHIGATNFRSQKAAEKLGAMKVAELEIAYYGEPIKWNFVYEVTKNKCLNV from the coding sequence ATGTTAAACTTCGATTTACAACCTACTTTAGAAAATGAATTAATTAGTATCGTTCCGCTACAGGAAGATCATTTTGAACTGTTATTTGCTGTTGCCAGTGATCCGTTGATTTGGGAGCAACATCCAAATAAAAATCGTTTCGAACGAGAAGTTTTTAAAAACTTTTTTAAAGGAGCGATTGAATCAAATGGTGCATTTATAGTATTGGATAAAAAAACTGGCCATATAGTTGGCAGTTCAAGATATTATGAGCTGGATGTAGTGAAAAAATCTGTCGCAATAGGCTATACGTTTATAGGTAGAGATTTTTGGGGAAAGGGATATAATGATGCACTAAAGAAGTTAATGTTAAATTATGCTTTTCAATTTGTAGATAAAGTGATTTTGCACATTGGGGCAACTAATTTTCGTTCGCAAAAAGCTGCAGAAAAACTTGGAGCCATGAAAGTTGCCGAACTAGAGATTGCATATTATGGCGAACCAATTAAGTGGAATTTTGTTTATGAAGTAACAAAAAATAAATGTTTGAATGTATAA
- the lnt gene encoding apolipoprotein N-acyltransferase: MNNKQTYLLALLSAFLLWLAWPPIHFTTPLLLVGLVPLLIALDQISLTDKKKIGKKIFLTAGLTFLIWNTASVYWVYNAIKAYNGTAVAIPVSLIPYGLGALLMTFAFWLYYRLGKYVNKKVAYLGLISFYIALEYLQQTWDLAFPWMTLGNGLAGMHQLAQWYDYTGVYGGSLWILVSNILAFEAYKKIKSQVGYLKFRPLIIWALVAIIPIGISLTKYYTAEQQGTPSNVVVVQPNIDPYQKLENIPASEQIKILTHLSDSIGQTNTEYFIWPETAIPNYADEDRIRSNPDFITLQSFLSKYKNGTLITGIESVKVYPDKKTISAKYDEQSNQYFDNFNSAMQVENSANVQFYHKSKLVPGAEKMPFPKVFSFMDGIFSKLGGSVSGWGWQEEPSVLYAQGGIGAAPVVCYESLWGDWIGKQVKEGAQFIAIITNDGWWGNTSGKDQHELYATLRAIETHRDVARSANTGISCFINQRGDITQHTNWWTRTAIKADINLNDEITFYVKSGDIIAKILCVLAVFLALIIPFKKWVRK; this comes from the coding sequence ATGAACAACAAACAAACTTACCTACTTGCCTTATTAAGCGCTTTTTTATTGTGGTTAGCTTGGCCTCCAATTCATTTTACAACTCCTTTGTTATTAGTTGGACTCGTTCCATTGCTTATTGCATTGGACCAAATTTCGTTAACAGATAAAAAGAAAATAGGAAAAAAAATATTTTTAACTGCTGGTTTAACGTTTTTAATTTGGAACACAGCTTCAGTTTACTGGGTTTACAATGCAATTAAGGCCTATAATGGAACTGCTGTTGCCATACCTGTTTCCTTAATTCCGTATGGATTAGGTGCGCTGTTAATGACTTTTGCTTTCTGGTTGTATTACCGATTAGGAAAATATGTAAATAAAAAGGTTGCTTATCTTGGCTTGATATCATTTTATATTGCATTAGAATATTTACAACAAACCTGGGATTTAGCTTTCCCTTGGATGACATTAGGAAATGGGCTTGCTGGAATGCATCAATTGGCTCAGTGGTATGATTATACTGGAGTTTATGGTGGCTCACTTTGGATTTTAGTGAGTAATATTTTAGCATTTGAGGCTTACAAAAAAATAAAATCACAAGTTGGATATTTAAAATTTAGACCACTTATTATTTGGGCTTTGGTTGCAATAATTCCTATTGGAATTTCACTCACTAAATACTACACTGCAGAACAACAGGGCACACCTTCAAATGTGGTTGTAGTACAGCCAAATATAGATCCTTATCAAAAATTAGAAAATATTCCAGCATCAGAACAAATTAAAATTTTAACGCATTTATCCGATTCTATTGGTCAAACCAATACTGAATATTTTATCTGGCCAGAAACAGCCATCCCAAATTATGCTGATGAGGATCGAATTCGAAGTAATCCAGATTTTATTACACTTCAAAGTTTTCTGAGTAAATACAAGAATGGAACATTAATTACGGGCATAGAAAGCGTTAAAGTTTATCCTGATAAAAAAACCATTTCAGCAAAATATGATGAGCAAAGCAATCAATATTTTGATAATTTTAATTCAGCTATGCAGGTAGAAAACTCGGCGAATGTTCAATTTTATCATAAATCGAAATTGGTTCCAGGTGCAGAGAAAATGCCTTTTCCAAAAGTATTTTCATTTATGGATGGTATCTTTTCAAAACTTGGCGGTAGTGTAAGTGGCTGGGGATGGCAAGAAGAACCTAGCGTTTTGTATGCACAGGGCGGAATTGGAGCTGCACCAGTGGTTTGTTATGAAAGTTTATGGGGAGACTGGATTGGCAAACAAGTAAAAGAGGGTGCACAATTTATTGCCATAATAACCAATGATGGCTGGTGGGGCAATACTTCAGGCAAAGATCAGCATGAATTATATGCTACACTAAGAGCAATAGAAACCCATAGAGATGTTGCTCGCTCGGCAAATACAGGTATTTCTTGTTTTATTAACCAGCGGGGCGATATTACACAACATACAAACTGGTGGACAAGAACTGCCATTAAAGCTGACATTAATTTGAATGATGAAATTACTTTTTATGTTAAAAGTGGTGATATAATAGCAAAAATATTGTGCGTTTTAGCTGTATTTTTAGCGCTGATCATTCCATTTAAAAAGTGGGTTAGAAAGTGA
- a CDS encoding NAD+ synthase, protein MKIALSQLNYHIGNFEANTKKIVSSINSAKAKGADLVVFAELAICGYPARDFLESDEFITLCENAAQEIAKHCIDIACILGLPIKNESLHGKDLHNAAYFIADGKVSSIVKKALLPTYDVFDEYRYFEPAISFSCIEFKGKKIALTICEDLWNINDNPLYVSNPMDDLINEQPDLMINIAASPFSYTHDDERIKVLSNNAKKYHLPLFYVNQIGAQTEIIFDGGSLVFDAEGVMKAEMKYFEEDLQVFDLSEIENVKNKYPSPLRATDIEQIYEALILGIKDYFQKSGFSKAVLGLSGGIDSAVVCALACKALGAENVMAVLMPSKFSSDHSVQDALDLVTNIGCMHEIIPIKDAAFALDNLLEPAFKGLPFNLAEENIQARIRGIIVMAMSNKFGYILLNTSNKSECAVGYGTLYGDMCGAIGVIGDVYKTQVFELANYINKEKELIPINTIVKPPSAELRPDQKDSDSLPEYDVLDKILYQHIELKQGALAIINQGFEEVLVKRILKMVNVAEFKRYQTPPILRVSSKAFGMGRRMPIVGKYLI, encoded by the coding sequence ATGAAAATAGCTTTATCGCAACTAAATTATCATATAGGGAATTTTGAAGCCAATACTAAAAAAATTGTTAGTAGCATTAATTCTGCTAAGGCTAAAGGTGCAGATTTAGTGGTTTTTGCAGAATTAGCAATTTGTGGCTATCCAGCCAGAGATTTTTTAGAATCGGATGAATTTATAACGCTTTGTGAAAATGCTGCGCAGGAAATTGCGAAACATTGCATAGATATAGCCTGCATTTTAGGTTTGCCTATTAAAAATGAAAGTTTACATGGAAAGGATTTACATAATGCAGCGTATTTTATAGCGGATGGAAAAGTATCTTCAATTGTAAAAAAAGCGCTTTTACCCACTTATGATGTGTTTGATGAGTACCGTTATTTTGAACCTGCAATATCATTTAGCTGTATAGAATTTAAAGGAAAAAAAATTGCTTTAACCATTTGCGAGGATTTATGGAATATTAATGATAATCCTTTGTATGTTTCCAATCCGATGGATGATCTAATCAACGAACAGCCTGATTTGATGATCAATATTGCTGCATCTCCATTCTCTTATACGCATGATGATGAACGGATTAAAGTGCTTAGTAATAATGCGAAGAAATATCATTTGCCTCTGTTTTATGTAAATCAGATTGGTGCCCAAACAGAAATAATATTCGATGGTGGATCGTTGGTATTTGATGCTGAAGGTGTTATGAAAGCTGAAATGAAATATTTTGAAGAAGATCTTCAAGTATTTGATTTATCAGAAATTGAAAACGTTAAAAATAAATACCCATCGCCACTGCGGGCAACAGATATTGAGCAAATCTATGAGGCTTTAATTTTAGGTATTAAAGATTACTTTCAAAAATCTGGTTTTAGTAAAGCTGTTTTAGGCCTATCTGGTGGTATTGATTCTGCTGTGGTTTGTGCTTTGGCTTGTAAAGCTTTGGGCGCAGAAAATGTTATGGCGGTATTAATGCCCTCTAAATTTTCTTCTGATCATTCGGTTCAGGATGCTTTAGATCTTGTTACCAATATTGGTTGTATGCATGAAATTATTCCGATTAAAGATGCTGCTTTTGCTTTAGATAATTTACTTGAACCTGCTTTTAAAGGTTTACCTTTTAATTTGGCTGAAGAAAATATTCAAGCTAGGATTAGGGGAATTATTGTTATGGCGATGAGTAATAAATTTGGGTATATCTTGCTTAATACTTCTAATAAAAGTGAATGTGCTGTTGGTTATGGTACTTTATACGGCGATATGTGCGGTGCAATTGGCGTAATTGGCGATGTTTATAAAACGCAGGTTTTTGAGTTAGCAAATTATATAAATAAAGAAAAAGAACTCATTCCCATTAACACAATTGTTAAGCCGCCTTCGGCTGAGTTAAGGCCAGATCAAAAAGATTCTGATTCACTGCCAGAATATGATGTTTTGGATAAGATTTTATATCAGCATATTGAATTAAAACAAGGTGCTTTGGCAATTATTAATCAGGGTTTTGAAGAAGTATTGGTAAAACGTATTTTGAAGATGGTTAATGTAGCAGAGTTTAAGCGTTACCAGACACCGCCAATCTTAAGGGTTTCTTCAAAGGCATTTGGTATGGGAAGAAGAATGCCTATTGTTGGAAAATACTTGATATAA
- a CDS encoding helix-turn-helix transcriptional regulator: MVNLYNSTLTPEMGDMINSHIESFDDIPGVVIIHDIRDWSIVYMSKRGLKLLQSTLEEICSLSNEDYHAKYFNAKDAKDYVQKIGALIHKNSDDEIVSFYQQVKFPSEQDWRWHLSSIKIFMRDVEGRVIMTITTSIQVDAMHHMASKADRILDENNFLRKNYDNFCKLSKREVMILKEMALGKSSMEIANLLCISSTTVDTHRRNIREKLNTKSSFQISNYARAFDLI; this comes from the coding sequence ATGGTTAATTTATACAACTCTACACTGACTCCAGAAATGGGCGATATGATCAATAGTCATATCGAATCTTTTGATGATATTCCTGGGGTTGTGATCATTCACGACATTCGTGATTGGTCTATCGTTTATATGTCCAAACGCGGACTAAAACTTCTACAATCTACACTTGAAGAAATATGTAGTCTTTCTAACGAAGATTATCATGCTAAATATTTTAATGCGAAAGATGCTAAAGACTATGTTCAAAAAATTGGAGCATTAATCCATAAAAATAGTGATGACGAAATTGTCAGCTTTTACCAGCAGGTAAAATTTCCGAGTGAGCAAGATTGGAGATGGCATTTATCATCTATAAAAATTTTTATGCGAGATGTGGAAGGTCGGGTTATTATGACTATTACCACTTCGATTCAAGTAGATGCAATGCACCATATGGCGTCGAAAGCTGATAGGATACTTGATGAAAATAATTTTTTAAGAAAGAATTATGATAATTTTTGCAAATTAAGCAAAAGAGAAGTGATGATTTTAAAGGAGATGGCATTAGGAAAAAGCTCTATGGAAATAGCAAATTTACTATGTATTTCTTCTACAACCGTAGATACACATCGCAGAAATATTAGGGAAAAACTGAATACTAAATCTTCTTTTCAAATATCAAATTATGCAAGAGCATTTGATTTGATCTAG
- a CDS encoding OsmC family protein: MKRNATAVWQGTGKDGKGTLSTQSTTLSNTQYSFKSRFEEGVGTNPEELVAAAHAGCFTMALSFKIDEAGFTAENLETQCVINLDPAQGKIVGSHLILKATIPGISQEKFDELVADAEKTCPISKLFNTEISVEATLA; this comes from the coding sequence ATGAAAAGAAATGCAACAGCCGTTTGGCAAGGAACAGGTAAAGATGGAAAAGGAACATTATCAACTCAAAGTACAACCTTAAGCAATACACAATATTCTTTTAAATCACGTTTTGAAGAAGGCGTTGGTACTAATCCTGAAGAATTAGTGGCCGCAGCACATGCTGGTTGCTTTACCATGGCTTTATCTTTTAAAATTGATGAAGCAGGATTTACAGCAGAAAACCTAGAAACACAATGCGTAATCAATTTAGACCCAGCTCAAGGAAAAATTGTTGGATCGCATTTAATTCTAAAAGCTACAATTCCTGGTATATCACAAGAAAAATTTGATGAGCTAGTAGCTGATGCAGAGAAAACCTGCCCAATTTCTAAGTTGTTTAATACAGAAATTTCTGTTGAAGCAACATTAGCATAA
- a CDS encoding porin family protein has product MKKIAIILVVSLIGLSSWAQNFNPQNFGFRLGLTATPTIGWIKPEQGKTDGIGLGFSYGIMGDFNFAPNYSFSTALTVTTINGKSTEVNVLPYSSTSNTTIPVAYDLKYRLQYIELPLTIKLKTVKEAGKRWYGQFGLSNSFMIGAKQDAMNGNTTIADNQNIADYIKFYRAGLIIGGGGEFDISGNTSILAGLSFNNGFTNIVTDKNRNVKNHFIALNFGLFF; this is encoded by the coding sequence ATGAAAAAAATAGCGATCATTTTAGTCGTTTCCTTAATAGGCTTAAGCTCTTGGGCACAAAATTTTAATCCTCAAAATTTTGGTTTCAGGTTAGGATTAACAGCAACACCAACTATTGGCTGGATAAAACCCGAACAAGGAAAAACGGATGGAATAGGCTTAGGATTTTCATATGGAATTATGGGAGATTTTAATTTCGCTCCAAATTATAGTTTTTCTACAGCCTTAACGGTAACCACAATTAATGGCAAAAGTACTGAGGTTAATGTATTACCCTATAGTTCAACGTCAAATACGACAATTCCGGTTGCTTATGATTTAAAGTACCGTTTACAGTACATAGAATTACCTTTAACTATCAAATTAAAAACTGTAAAGGAGGCTGGTAAACGCTGGTATGGTCAATTTGGTTTATCAAATTCTTTTATGATTGGCGCAAAACAAGATGCGATGAATGGAAATACTACTATAGCCGATAATCAAAATATTGCTGATTATATTAAGTTTTATCGTGCTGGATTAATTATTGGAGGTGGCGGAGAGTTCGATATTTCTGGAAACACAAGTATTTTGGCCGGCTTATCTTTCAATAACGGTTTTACAAACATTGTTACGGATAAAAACAGAAATGTAAAAAATCATTTTATAGCCCTTAATTTCGGCTTATTCTTTTAA
- a CDS encoding PH domain-containing protein, producing the protein MISIDRFLSDEQDPKAVEKVIGKLNDLLTSGEEILYLAVQKKPAVNLMPDSIAITNKRIFYCEPGNLGLTMNFKDISWKSVKEVSFKEEFFGSKFICVPLHGENIVTEFIPKVQARKLHQAANEQLEQHKELVRQQSLEENRASAAAVSYNTSQPVIENPIVETEQPKIQTADAVEEPEDETTLKLRKLKTLFDKHLITQDEYEAKKASILDSF; encoded by the coding sequence ATGATTAGCATAGATAGATTTTTAAGTGACGAGCAAGATCCAAAAGCTGTTGAAAAGGTTATTGGGAAATTAAACGATCTCTTAACCTCTGGCGAGGAAATATTATACTTAGCGGTACAAAAAAAGCCTGCTGTAAATTTGATGCCTGATAGCATCGCAATCACTAACAAACGCATTTTTTATTGCGAGCCTGGTAATTTAGGTTTAACCATGAATTTCAAAGACATTTCTTGGAAGAGTGTGAAAGAAGTGAGTTTTAAAGAAGAATTTTTTGGTTCAAAATTTATTTGTGTTCCCTTACACGGAGAAAATATTGTTACAGAATTTATCCCTAAAGTGCAAGCAAGAAAACTGCATCAGGCGGCAAACGAACAATTAGAGCAGCATAAAGAATTAGTTAGACAACAATCTCTGGAAGAAAATAGAGCTTCGGCAGCTGCTGTTAGTTACAATACTTCACAACCGGTTATTGAAAATCCGATTGTAGAAACTGAACAGCCCAAAATTCAAACTGCTGATGCTGTTGAAGAACCTGAAGATGAAACCACTTTAAAGTTAAGAAAACTTAAAACTTTATTTGACAAACACTTAATTACTCAAGACGAGTACGAGGCAAAAAAAGCAAGTATATTAGATAGTTTTTAA
- the serS gene encoding serine--tRNA ligase: MLQVNYIRENREKVLERLSIRNFKQPELVDEIIKIDEDRRQTQTSLDNISAEANAAAKQVGDLMRAGKKDEAEVIKAQTTTYKESIKNLTEKLNNFETAQYNLIVQLPNLPNSLVPKGSTAEENEVVYLHGEPAELPIKALPHWELAAKYDIIDFELGVKIAGAGFPVYKGKGAKLQRALINFFLDHATEAGYREMQVPHLVNAASGFGTGQLPDKEGQMYHSTVDDLYLIPTAEVPVTNLYRDVIVKEEDLPIKNTAYTPCFRREAGSYGAHVRGLNRLHQFDKVEVVQITHPDKSYETLEFMSEYVQSILKELGLHYRVLRLCGGDMGFTSAMTYDMEVWSAAQERWLEVSSVSNFETYQSNRLKLRFKGKEGKPQLAHTLNGSALALPRIVASILENYQTENGIKIPEALVKYTGFDMID; this comes from the coding sequence ATGCTGCAAGTTAACTATATCCGCGAAAATAGAGAGAAAGTTTTAGAACGTTTAAGTATTCGTAATTTTAAACAACCTGAATTGGTTGATGAGATTATCAAAATTGATGAAGATCGTCGCCAAACTCAAACTTCGCTTGATAATATTTCTGCAGAAGCTAACGCCGCCGCTAAACAAGTTGGTGATTTAATGCGTGCCGGAAAAAAAGATGAAGCAGAAGTTATCAAAGCGCAAACGACTACGTATAAAGAAAGTATAAAAAATCTTACTGAAAAATTAAATAATTTTGAAACCGCTCAATATAATCTGATTGTTCAGTTGCCTAATTTGCCAAATTCATTAGTTCCAAAAGGATCAACTGCTGAAGAAAATGAAGTTGTTTATCTTCATGGCGAACCTGCAGAATTACCAATCAAAGCTTTACCACATTGGGAGCTGGCTGCAAAATATGATATTATAGATTTTGAATTGGGTGTGAAAATTGCTGGTGCTGGTTTTCCTGTTTATAAAGGAAAGGGAGCAAAGTTACAACGGGCTTTAATTAATTTTTTTCTTGATCATGCGACCGAAGCTGGTTATAGAGAAATGCAGGTTCCGCATTTGGTAAATGCTGCCTCTGGTTTTGGAACCGGACAATTGCCAGATAAAGAAGGACAAATGTATCATTCTACAGTTGATGACTTATATTTAATTCCGACTGCAGAAGTTCCGGTAACCAATTTATATCGTGATGTGATTGTTAAGGAGGAAGATTTGCCTATAAAAAACACAGCCTATACGCCATGTTTCCGTAGAGAAGCTGGATCATATGGAGCCCATGTTCGCGGTTTAAATCGTTTACATCAATTTGATAAAGTGGAGGTTGTGCAAATAACACACCCAGATAAATCTTATGAAACTTTAGAATTCATGAGTGAATATGTTCAATCTATTTTAAAGGAATTAGGCTTGCATTATCGTGTTTTACGTTTATGTGGTGGCGATATGGGTTTTACATCGGCCATGACATATGATATGGAAGTTTGGAGTGCGGCGCAAGAACGCTGGTTAGAAGTTTCTTCTGTTTCAAATTTCGAAACCTATCAAAGTAACCGTTTAAAATTGCGCTTTAAAGGTAAAGAAGGTAAACCGCAACTGGCACACACTTTAAACGGAAGTGCGTTGGCTTTACCCCGTATTGTTGCTTCAATTTTAGAAAACTATCAAACGGAAAATGGAATAAAAATACCAGAAGCATTGGTAAAATATACTGGGTTTGATATGATTGATTAA
- a CDS encoding cold-shock protein yields MAKSQATYSKKENEKKRLKKQKDKQEKKEERQSNAKKGLALEEMFAYVDENGNISSTPPDPKKKKVFALEDVQIGITRQEDIIDENPIKKGTVTFFNDSKGYGFIKNTETQDSIFVHANGLVTQIKEGDKVTFEVEMGQKGPTAVKVSKI; encoded by the coding sequence ATGGCTAAATCTCAGGCAACTTACAGTAAAAAAGAGAACGAAAAAAAACGACTAAAAAAGCAAAAAGACAAGCAAGAGAAAAAAGAAGAACGTCAGTCTAATGCAAAAAAGGGCTTAGCTCTTGAAGAAATGTTTGCATACGTTGATGAAAATGGTAATATCTCGTCTACTCCACCAGATCCAAAAAAGAAGAAGGTTTTCGCTTTAGAAGATGTTCAAATTGGTATCACAAGACAAGAGGATATTATTGATGAAAATCCTATTAAGAAAGGTACAGTTACTTTTTTCAATGACAGTAAAGGTTATGGTTTCATAAAAAACACAGAAACCCAAGATAGTATTTTCGTTCACGCAAATGGTTTGGTAACACAAATTAAAGAAGGTGATAAAGTTACGTTCGAAGTAGAAATGGGCCAGAAGGGACCAACTGCTGTTAAAGTTTCAAAAATTTAA
- the rsmI gene encoding 16S rRNA (cytidine(1402)-2'-O)-methyltransferase, translating into MEGKLFLVPTPIGNLEDMTFRAIRILKECDLILAEDTRTSAPMLKHFGIDKKVFSHHQHNEHKATSEIIKFLNEGQKIALISDAGTPAISDPGFFLVREAIKNDIAVECLPGATAFVPALVNSGLPADAFVFEGFLPVKKGRQTKFKKLTEEDRTIILYESPHRLLKTLEEFSQYLGGDRQASVSRELTKMFEETVRGTLLEIKSHFENNTLKGEIVICIAGKPSSAKIKNKYEDVED; encoded by the coding sequence ATGGAAGGCAAACTATTTCTCGTACCAACACCTATCGGAAATCTGGAAGATATGACCTTTCGGGCAATACGTATTTTAAAAGAATGCGATCTAATACTAGCCGAAGACACCCGAACGAGTGCTCCAATGCTTAAACATTTTGGCATTGATAAAAAAGTATTTTCACATCATCAACATAATGAGCATAAGGCAACTTCTGAAATTATAAAGTTTTTAAACGAAGGACAAAAAATTGCTTTAATCTCTGATGCTGGAACACCAGCCATTTCTGATCCAGGTTTTTTTCTTGTCCGCGAAGCGATAAAAAATGATATTGCCGTGGAATGTTTACCTGGTGCAACTGCTTTTGTACCTGCTTTGGTAAATTCTGGCTTACCTGCTGATGCTTTTGTTTTTGAAGGTTTTCTCCCTGTTAAAAAAGGCCGCCAAACAAAATTTAAAAAACTTACTGAAGAAGATCGGACGATTATTCTTTATGAAAGTCCGCATCGTTTACTAAAAACTTTGGAAGAATTTTCTCAATATTTAGGGGGCGACAGACAGGCATCAGTAAGTAGAGAATTGACTAAAATGTTCGAAGAAACTGTTAGGGGCACATTATTAGAAATAAAATCACATTTTGAAAACAATACCTTAAAGGGAGAAATTGTAATTTGCATTGCAGGAAAACCCAGTAGTGCTAAAATTAAAAATAAATACGAAGATGTTGAAGATTAG
- the lspA gene encoding signal peptidase II: MNTTRKKLGWFILVFLLLLNIGCDQISKHIVRNNISEYEHISVIKDTFTLTKVENSGAFLSLGDQMPYIFRLIILSGLPTIFLGYGLYFLFFKRNLPVSMQIALCFLIGGGIGNLYDRIMHGSVTDFMHIDFKIFQTGVFNFADISIMIGVGILLIQSIKSKMIKQDPVQTQTENEHKMVE; the protein is encoded by the coding sequence ATGAATACCACGAGGAAGAAATTAGGCTGGTTTATTTTAGTTTTCTTGTTACTATTAAACATTGGTTGCGATCAGATTTCGAAGCATATTGTGCGTAATAATATCAGCGAATATGAGCATATCAGCGTAATTAAAGATACTTTCACTTTAACTAAGGTAGAAAATAGTGGCGCATTTTTAAGTTTAGGCGACCAAATGCCTTATATTTTTCGCCTGATTATATTATCGGGATTGCCAACGATATTTTTAGGATATGGGTTATATTTTTTGTTCTTTAAACGGAACCTTCCAGTTAGCATGCAAATTGCTTTATGTTTTTTAATTGGTGGAGGAATTGGCAATCTTTATGATAGAATTATGCATGGTTCGGTAACAGACTTCATGCACATTGATTTTAAAATATTTCAAACGGGTGTTTTTAATTTTGCAGATATTTCCATCATGATCGGGGTTGGAATTTTATTAATTCAATCGATTAAAAGCAAAATGATAAAACAGGATCCAGTGCAAACACAAACTGAAAACGAGCATAAAATGGTTGAATAA
- a CDS encoding SIMPL domain-containing protein, with amino-acid sequence MKNLIGLAFIALFSLSAAKAQQVDLRKKISVSGSSETEVTPDIIYISISLKEYLKDNNSKKKVEITDLENQLFAAVQKAGISKENLTISNLSSWNNTTEKKKTADFLASKQYRLKVSDLNKFNEIIGAVDVKGIANTNIESYDYSKMESLKKELKIKAILAAKAKATYMVEALGNKLGNVIDIQDGGDNAMPQAMYSNVRMKVSMAADGAEAAEIDFKKIKLNFTVNTVFEIM; translated from the coding sequence ATGAAAAATTTAATAGGATTAGCATTTATTGCATTATTTAGCCTATCAGCAGCTAAGGCTCAACAGGTAGATTTACGTAAAAAAATAAGTGTTAGCGGTTCGTCCGAAACCGAGGTTACACCTGATATTATTTACATCAGCATTTCTCTGAAAGAATATTTAAAGGATAATAACAGCAAGAAAAAAGTGGAAATTACTGATTTAGAAAATCAATTATTTGCCGCAGTTCAAAAAGCCGGCATTTCAAAAGAAAATCTTACCATCAGCAATTTAAGCAGTTGGAATAATACCACGGAAAAAAAGAAAACTGCTGATTTTTTGGCAAGTAAACAATATCGGTTAAAAGTTAGCGATTTAAACAAGTTTAATGAAATTATAGGTGCTGTTGATGTGAAGGGAATAGCCAACACAAACATTGAGAGCTATGATTATTCGAAAATGGAAAGCTTAAAAAAAGAGCTTAAAATTAAAGCCATTTTAGCGGCAAAAGCAAAAGCGACTTACATGGTTGAAGCTTTAGGCAATAAACTTGGGAACGTTATCGATATACAAGATGGCGGAGACAATGCTATGCCACAAGCAATGTACAGCAATGTTAGGATGAAAGTAAGTATGGCAGCCGATGGCGCCGAAGCAGCAGAAATTGATTTCAAAAAAATTAAATTGAATTTTACTGTAAATACTGTCTTCGAAATTATGTAA